TCTCATCTATTAAAAGGCTTAGATGTAGAAGAAACGATTCCTGCCGCAATCTTGTTAATTTTATTATTACTCTTACGACAGCAGTTTACGGCGCGATCGGATCGTCCGTCGATCGCTCAAGGAGTTAGAGTTTTAATCGGCGCATTAGTATTTACTTTGGCTTATGGTACGGCAGGTTTTTTCTTAATGAAAGAACAATATACTACTCAATTCGACCTACCTGCGGCTATAGTGCAAACCCTGGCAATTTTCTTTACTGTTGATAATGCTGGTTTAGAACCTGCTACACGTTTTGGACGCTTTTTTATTAGTTCGATTTATATTGTCGGTGCCTCTACACTTAGCTATGCTTGCTGGATGTTGCTGCGACCAGTGCTATTGCGTACTACTGCTACTGATGAAGAATTGCAGCAGGCACAAAAAATTGTCGAACAATACGGAAGTTCTTCGCTAGCACGTTTTTGTCTGCTTCCCGATAAAAGCTATTATTTTAGTTCGACAGAAAAATCCGTTATTGCTTACGTAGCTAAAGGCAAAGGTGCGATCGCCCTGGGCGATCCCATTGGTGCCACCGAAAATATTAAAGATGCCGTTATTGACTATCAGGAGTTTTGCGCCAGCAATGACTGGTATCCTGCTTTCTATCAAACGCTTCCCGATTATTTAGATATCTATAAAGCTGTAGGTTTTAAAACGTTAAAAATTGGCGAAGAAGCGATCGTCGATTTAAATACTTTTACTACTCAAGGTAAAGCAGGTAAAAATCTCCGACTCGCCCTTAATAAGTTTAGTAAGTTAGGATATCAGGTAAAATTTTACCAACCACCAATAAGTGACGAACTTTTAACAGAGTTAAAAACTATTAGCGATGAATGGTTAAACATGATGGAAGGTTCGGAAAAACGATTTTCCCTGGGCTGGTTCGATCGCGATTATCTACGAGAGTCGGAAATTGCTACAGTCGAAACCGATACGGGCAAAATTAATGCTTTTGCTAATGTCGTTCCCGAATATCAAAAAAATGAAATTACTATCGATCTCATGCGTCGGCGTGCCGAAATAGAAAGAGCGACGATGGACTTTTTATTTATTTCCATGTTTCTTCACTTTAAAGAGCGGGGATACGAGGCTTTTAATTTGGGTTTATCGGCTTTGTCTGGTGTCAATGGTTCGGACAATTTTAGGAAAGAAGACAAAAAAAAGCTATCCATCAGATAAGGTAAAAGTATTGAATGATTACCGCAAATGGACAGCATCAAAATAATTATACAAAGCCTACTGGTTTCAGTGGGTGATTTAGCAAACCCCAACAAAAATTTCTGATAACCTTATTGTCAACTCTTATCATTGTTTGTGGACGAGCTACTTTCACCAACTTAAGTCGTTACAGTCAAATTTGTGAGCGTACCTATCGAAGACAGTATCAGCGTTCATTCAACTTTATAAGATTCAATCAAACATTAATTCAGCAAGCAATTGAACCTCATTCTCAAATAATCTTGGCAGTAGACTGCTCATTTATCCCTAAGAGTGGCAAACAAACTTATGGTCTAGATTACTTCTACAATGGGAGTGCAGCTAAAATAGAAAAAGGGCTGGAAATATCAGCAATGGCAGTAGTAGATGTCACCAATAACATCAGCTACAGTCTTAGTGTTCGACAAACACCAGCAACATCAAAGGCTCAGACAAAGTCTAAATCAGAGAAGAGTCAACAACCTGAAACAACTAGAATCAATCACTATCTTCAACAACTAGCAGCAACTCGCCCTTATCTTCCACCCTCGCTACAATATGTAGTTACCGATGGATTTTACAGTAAAATCAAGTGGGTCAACGGAGTTACAGATTTAGAACTAGAAGCAATTGGTAAATTGCGTCGAGATGCCGATTTACGTTACCCAGATCAAGGTGAGTACTCTCGACGAGGTAGACCTCGTAAATATGCTGGCAAAGTCGATTTGACTGACTACAGCAACTTTGAGTGGGTAACTCAATTAACAGATGATATGGAGTTATACACTGCTGTTGTCTGGTCAATTAGTCTCAAACGCAAAATTCGCTTGGTTTATCTACTTAGAACTTCTGAATCAAGCTCCAGCAGTTATGCAGTTTTATTCTCCACCGACCTCAAACTAGATGCTTACTCTATTTATCTCTACTATAAGGCTCGCTTTCAAATTGAGTTTTTGTTTCGTGACAGCAAGCAATTTACTGGTTTAGCCGATTGTCAGGCTCGCGATCGCGCCAAACTTGATTTTCATTTTAATAGTTCTTTGACTGCTCTTAATCTTGCTAAATGGGATGCTGTTCAACAACATGATTGTGATACCGATTTTGTCTTTTCAATGGCAAGTTATAAACGGCGTGCGCTCAATCATCATTTACTCGAACTATTTATTGACCAGTTAGGTCTTGAGCCAACTTTGATTAAATCCCATCCCAATTACTACAACCTTTATGACTATGGAACTATAGCTGCTTAGTTTTGTCCGAACCATTGTGGTGTAGGAGATACCAAAAATTCGCCTCGTTTGGAAAAAGCTTTGAATTATCTCTACGAACACCTGAATCGATTTTACAATTTCAAAGGATTACATGGATTTAAAGAGAAATTCAATCCGCGTTGGGAACCGCGTTATTTGGTCTATCCCAATCTGGCAGCATTACCCGATGTAATTGTAGCCTTAGTTAGAGCCGATTCAGGCGATCGCCTTTGGGATTATTTCAAACCTGGTGCATAAAATTTATCGCAGTACGTTTATTGGTTAGGGCAAGTTAATTACATTGTTCATTGCTCATTGCTCATTGCTCGTTGGTGAATCACCACTCACGGTTTCTAGCGATCGCCCCATTGTCTCAATTCTTAATAGATAAGTAACCACCGCAGCCAGTAGGCAAACAATCGATAGCAGAATTAACAGAATTGGAGTACCAATAGTTGCATCGAGAATGGGTAAAACAAAGGTGCCAAATACCGCCCCAGCTTTAGCAATTGCTGCCGCCAAACCTGCCCCACTGGCACGAATTGAAGTCGGAAAAACTTCACCCGATAACAGAAATGTAGTCGAGTTTGGTCCTGCATTCATCATTAGATTAAATACAAAAAATCCCAGAAACACCAGAGCGATATTAATATTAGTGCTGGCAGGAAATAGATTGGAAGTAGCCAGGATTGCCAAGCCAACAGCCATACCGATAAAGCCAGCAATTTGCAGTCGAATACGTCCCGCTCGTTCGACCAATAAAACTGCCAGTACAAATCCGACGATCAGAAACAGATCGACAAATGCCGAACCTCTTGCTGCCGCCATCTCTTTTGACAGAAAGCTATCTTTGGCTGAAAATGCCAAAGTCCCAATGATTGCAGGGGTAAAAATGCCAATGCCGTAGGTAGCAATATCCTGTAAAAACCAGGGAACAGAAGCAAACAAAGTGTTACGACGATACTCAGGCGAAAACAGCGAACCATATTTAAGACTGGGTTCGCGACTGGGAGGATCGGTTTCGGGTGTAATAGTTATCGGTTCTCCCAATAAGGTCGATGCCGCTTCAGAAGCTTCGTCGTATTCTCCTCTGCTGATGTAGTAACGGGGACTCTCTAACAAAAAACTCAGCCGCAGTATTCCCACTGCGATCGCCAGTAATAACCCAACTCCGAGCATCCACCGCCAGGCATACTGAATTGCTAACTGTGTCGAGTCGGGATACCAGCTTTGAAAAATATGTATTACCGTCAATCCCGTCAAAGCACCGAGAAGTGCGCCAACTGCCTGAAAGGTAAAGGCTCCAATTACCATTCGTCCTCGCAACCTTGAAGGTACATTCTCGGTAATGTAAGAAACGCTGATGGGATAGTCCGCACCAATGCCAACCCCAACCAAAAAACGAAAGAAAATCAGCGAAGTTGCATTCCAGGCTAAAGCAGTTCCCGCAGTAGCAACGACAAACAGCAGTACGTCTACCAGCAACATAAGCTGTCGTCCTACTTTATCGGTTATCGGACCCAAGGTAAGAGAACCAAATAAAGAGCCTGCTACTGCCGCCACCGCCACTGTACCAATTTGAGTAGAACTCAAACTAAAATCTCGCTCTAAAAAGGGAATTGCTACGCCAATAATAAAAAAGTCAAATCCGTCTAAGGCAATCAATCCAGCAGAAAGCGCCCAGAGTAGCCACATTACGCGAGTAAGTTTAGATTCATCCAACCGTTCTTCAAATGACTGGGGTGAAGAAGCCTTTACGGTAGTAGTTGTCATAGTTTTAATTATCGGGAAGCTATAGTCATTCTAAATAAAAACCATTGGTACAAAGATGCTGTTTTTAGTTTCCCAATCCCTAAGCCCCAGCCCCTAGTCCCCCGAAATGATAACTTAGAGTGTGAAGAAATTAGTTGGAACGACTATATTCGCTATTTGAGTTTAAGATCCCCGTTAAAGTTATAAATTTTTAACGGTCTTACTTAATATATTCGCTAATGTCTTCATCACATTCATCGGCTAAATAAGATAGAGAACGAAAGCGCAGGGTCGTAAACTGTTCGTACAGGGGATTAAGTTTGCACAGAGCGGGAATATGAGCGATAGTGCGTCCAAACAGATTGATATCTCGTTCAAAAGGACATTGAGGGGGAATAACTTTGCACACAAAGCGAGCTAAGCGAGGATCTTTAACTTCCATATCGTCTAGCCAGTCTTTGACGGGGTGCAATAGATCGGGGTGACTGGATTTACGTTTGCGAGGTGGTGATAGAGGTGATGCAGCAGAGCTTGTTTCAGTTTCAGTTTCTGGTTGGTAGAGAGTTTGTTCTAGAGATTTGAGAGCCTCTACTTCAATTTCTAAAGCTTCACAAAATTCATGAAGCAGTTCGTATTCAGGTTTAGAATATACCCCGTCGGCAACTGCTACCAGTACGGCGGTTCTTAAAAAATTTTCGGCGGTATCGGGATCTTTACCCAAAGCAGTAGCCAATTCTTCTGGTTTAATGGGCTTGAGTCCCTCAATTTCGTCGAGTTCGGCTAAATCTTTAGTTAGTTGGGCAATTAATTCTTCTTCTTCTGGATCGTAATTTCCGTCAGCCCAAGCTACTGTATACAAACCCCGTAACCAAGCAGCAACTTGACTATCGGTATACATAGATTTGGTAGTACTGGTCATAAGAATTTTTACAGATTGATGTTTTGTTGCTTTGAAGGTAGATTCGTTCTCGCTGGGAATCTCAACTGCAATTTTATTGTAAACTTTTATCTTGCTATTAATAATTGAGTTCGAGAGCGGTCTTGATTTTTACCTTACCCATTTTCTTTAGAATAAAAACAGTAGGGTTTAACACACTTAGATATCATTCAAGAAATTAATCTACAAGTAGTAAATAATGGCGATCGCCTCGATCGCTGGCTGTCGCAAAATTTGCCAGATCTTTCTCGCTCGCGTTTGCAAAAGCTAATTGAGGAAGGAAAAATAAGCCTTAACGATGAAATCTGCACCAGCAAAAAAACTAAGTTAGCAACGGGCGATCGCCTGAAAATAAATATTCCACCACTGCAACAGCTAGACTTGACCCCAGAGGCTATCCCTCTCGATATTCTCTACGAAGACGACGAGCTAATTATTGTTAATAAGCCAGCAGGCATGGTAGTACATCCCGCACCCGGTCATTCTACAGGCACTTTAGTTCATGCCCTACTGGCGCGATGCGATCGCCTGGCAGGAATTGGAGGTGTAGAACGACCTGGCATTGTTCACAGGTTAGATAAAGACACTACGGGGGCAATAGTCGTGGCTAAAAGCGATCGCGCCCATCAAGATTTACAAAGGCAGATTCAGGCTAAAACCGCCAGAAGGGAGTATTGGGGCATAGTATACGGTGTCTTTGCTGCTGTAACAGGAGAAATTGACTTTCCTGTCGGTCGTCATCCTGTAGATCGAAAAAAAATGGCTGTTGTGCCTTTAAATAGAGGCGGTAGAACGGCTACAACCCACTGGAAGATTATCGAACGATTCGGCAACTATACTTTAATGCAGTTTGTTTTAGAAACGGGACGTACCCATCAAATTCGGGTTCATTGTAGCCATGCGGGGCATCCCATTGTTGGCGATCCTTTATATAGTTCGGGTCGCAGTATTAAGGTTAACTTATCTGGTCAGGCTCTCCATGCCCGCAAACTTAGTTTAACTCATCCAGTATCGGGAAAGTTAATTGAGGCAATCGCACCTCTACCAGCAGAATTTACCAAACTCTTAAAAGTCTTAAGAAACAGAAGCAAAAATTGAGGATATACCAATCTTTCTTGTACTTACAGCAAATTCTAGTTGAATAAACCCATTACCTATTACCCATTACCCAAATGAAAACACCAGCATTCGATCCCAATACCGTCAGTAAACCCAACGGTAATTTTTTCGGCTTTCCTTACAGTTGGGAAGAAGCCAAAATTGTCTTGCTTCCCGTACCTTGGGATGTTACTACTTCATACGGTTCGGGAGCTTCTAAAGCACCTCAAGCTATTATCGATGCTTCAACCCAACTCGATTGGTACGATTTTGATGTTCCTAATGCTTGGGCAATTGGACACGGTACATTGGCGATCGCTCCCCAGATCTCTCGCAAAAATCAACAAATGCGCTTCATAGCCAAAGACATTATCGACCATTTAGAAGCGGGAAAAAATCCCGAAGATAAAGCTATTCGACAAAAATTAGATCGGGTCGATCGGGCATCCTCAGAATTGAATGAATGGGTTTACCAGCAGTCTCAAATGTTACTGACAAAAAATAAATTAGTCGGACTGGTAGGAGGCGATCATAGCGTTCCTTTAGGATTTATTAAAGCGTTGGCAGAAAAGCATGGCGAATTTGGTATTTTACAAATCGATGCTCATGCCGACTTGCGCGTTGCCTATGAGGGTTTTACTTTTTCTCATGCTTCTATTATGTACAACGTCCTAAAATTGGATGAGATTGCCAGTTTGGTACAGGTAGGAGTGCGCGATATCTGTGAAGCGGAAATCGCGCTAGCTAATAGCGATCCGAGAGTTGTAATGTTTGATGATTGGCAACTAAAAAATAAAACTTACGAAGGGGTTTCCTGGGCAATTCAGGTCAAGGAAATTATTAAAGCTATTCCCCAAAAAGTATATGTTAGTTTCGATATTGACGGTCTGAACCCTCAGTTTTGTCCCCATACTGGTACTCCAGTACCTGGAGGATTAGATTTCAATCAGGCGATCTATTTAATTCAAATGTTGGTTAAAGCTAAAAAAACTATTATCGGCTTCGATCTTTGTGAGGTAGCACCAGGAGAAGCTAGCGATTGGGATGGCAATGTCGGTGCCAGACTGCTTTATAAGCTTTCCAATCTGATGTATGCTTCTCAAAGCTAAATTTTTTTTGGGTAACAAATTTTAATTAACGTCAGTTCGATAGATTTCATTCTCGAACGATAGGAATGA
This region of Myxosarcina sp. GI1 genomic DNA includes:
- a CDS encoding agmatinase family protein, which translates into the protein MKTPAFDPNTVSKPNGNFFGFPYSWEEAKIVLLPVPWDVTTSYGSGASKAPQAIIDASTQLDWYDFDVPNAWAIGHGTLAIAPQISRKNQQMRFIAKDIIDHLEAGKNPEDKAIRQKLDRVDRASSELNEWVYQQSQMLLTKNKLVGLVGGDHSVPLGFIKALAEKHGEFGILQIDAHADLRVAYEGFTFSHASIMYNVLKLDEIASLVQVGVRDICEAEIALANSDPRVVMFDDWQLKNKTYEGVSWAIQVKEIIKAIPQKVYVSFDIDGLNPQFCPHTGTPVPGGLDFNQAIYLIQMLVKAKKTIIGFDLCEVAPGEASDWDGNVGARLLYKLSNLMYASQS
- a CDS encoding Mo-dependent nitrogenase C-terminal domain-containing protein, translated to MTSTTKSMYTDSQVAAWLRGLYTVAWADGNYDPEEEELIAQLTKDLAELDEIEGLKPIKPEELATALGKDPDTAENFLRTAVLVAVADGVYSKPEYELLHEFCEALEIEVEALKSLEQTLYQPETETETSSAASPLSPPRKRKSSHPDLLHPVKDWLDDMEVKDPRLARFVCKVIPPQCPFERDINLFGRTIAHIPALCKLNPLYEQFTTLRFRSLSYLADECDEDISEYIK
- a CDS encoding MFS transporter, which encodes MTTTTVKASSPQSFEERLDESKLTRVMWLLWALSAGLIALDGFDFFIIGVAIPFLERDFSLSSTQIGTVAVAAVAGSLFGSLTLGPITDKVGRQLMLLVDVLLFVVATAGTALAWNATSLIFFRFLVGVGIGADYPISVSYITENVPSRLRGRMVIGAFTFQAVGALLGALTGLTVIHIFQSWYPDSTQLAIQYAWRWMLGVGLLLAIAVGILRLSFLLESPRYYISRGEYDEASEAASTLLGEPITITPETDPPSREPSLKYGSLFSPEYRRNTLFASVPWFLQDIATYGIGIFTPAIIGTLAFSAKDSFLSKEMAAARGSAFVDLFLIVGFVLAVLLVERAGRIRLQIAGFIGMAVGLAILATSNLFPASTNINIALVFLGFFVFNLMMNAGPNSTTFLLSGEVFPTSIRASGAGLAAAIAKAGAVFGTFVLPILDATIGTPILLILLSIVCLLAAVVTYLLRIETMGRSLETVSGDSPTSNEQ
- a CDS encoding phosphatidylglycerol lysyltransferase domain-containing protein — protein: MKLKTKIGLWTVACLTGFVGIIDFLSAVTPGIPERVELIRQIYPFEVRAGSHIFAAVSGFILLTLASRLLRRKRVAWLLAIILLAISIVSHLLKGLDVEETIPAAILLILLLLLRQQFTARSDRPSIAQGVRVLIGALVFTLAYGTAGFFLMKEQYTTQFDLPAAIVQTLAIFFTVDNAGLEPATRFGRFFISSIYIVGASTLSYACWMLLRPVLLRTTATDEELQQAQKIVEQYGSSSLARFCLLPDKSYYFSSTEKSVIAYVAKGKGAIALGDPIGATENIKDAVIDYQEFCASNDWYPAFYQTLPDYLDIYKAVGFKTLKIGEEAIVDLNTFTTQGKAGKNLRLALNKFSKLGYQVKFYQPPISDELLTELKTISDEWLNMMEGSEKRFSLGWFDRDYLRESEIATVETDTGKINAFANVVPEYQKNEITIDLMRRRAEIERATMDFLFISMFLHFKERGYEAFNLGLSALSGVNGSDNFRKEDKKKLSIR
- a CDS encoding transposase, which produces MSTLIIVCGRATFTNLSRYSQICERTYRRQYQRSFNFIRFNQTLIQQAIEPHSQIILAVDCSFIPKSGKQTYGLDYFYNGSAAKIEKGLEISAMAVVDVTNNISYSLSVRQTPATSKAQTKSKSEKSQQPETTRINHYLQQLAATRPYLPPSLQYVVTDGFYSKIKWVNGVTDLELEAIGKLRRDADLRYPDQGEYSRRGRPRKYAGKVDLTDYSNFEWVTQLTDDMELYTAVVWSISLKRKIRLVYLLRTSESSSSSYAVLFSTDLKLDAYSIYLYYKARFQIEFLFRDSKQFTGLADCQARDRAKLDFHFNSSLTALNLAKWDAVQQHDCDTDFVFSMASYKRRALNHHLLELFIDQLGLEPTLIKSHPNYYNLYDYGTIAA
- a CDS encoding RluA family pseudouridine synthase, which translates into the protein MQEINLQVVNNGDRLDRWLSQNLPDLSRSRLQKLIEEGKISLNDEICTSKKTKLATGDRLKINIPPLQQLDLTPEAIPLDILYEDDELIIVNKPAGMVVHPAPGHSTGTLVHALLARCDRLAGIGGVERPGIVHRLDKDTTGAIVVAKSDRAHQDLQRQIQAKTARREYWGIVYGVFAAVTGEIDFPVGRHPVDRKKMAVVPLNRGGRTATTHWKIIERFGNYTLMQFVLETGRTHQIRVHCSHAGHPIVGDPLYSSGRSIKVNLSGQALHARKLSLTHPVSGKLIEAIAPLPAEFTKLLKVLRNRSKN